In 'Nostoc azollae' 0708, the following are encoded in one genomic region:
- a CDS encoding DUF7219 family protein — MEKKMVSKDDFLYPRGRYYGHVQPENLVFNANLQEFAQRVSYICNLETSGKLPPGEAYKQIKMLWKQLKRSKKQLRIGEDPFQDKGSDSENE, encoded by the coding sequence ATGGAGAAAAAAATGGTTAGTAAAGATGATTTTCTCTATCCTCGTGGTCGCTACTACGGTCATGTACAGCCTGAGAACTTGGTTTTTAATGCAAATTTACAGGAATTTGCCCAGAGAGTAAGTTACATCTGCAACCTAGAAACCAGTGGCAAACTTCCACCAGGGGAAGCTTACAAACAAATCAAAATGCTGTGGAAGCAGTTAAAACGCTCAAAAAAGCAACTGAGAATAGGTGAAGACCCCTTTCAAGACAAAGGTTCTGACTCAGAGAATGAGTGA
- the purC gene encoding phosphoribosylaminoimidazolesuccinocarboxamide synthase, whose amino-acid sequence MFVQTKLYEGKAKILYTTDDPDILLADFKDDATAFNGQKRGSIQGKGSINCTLSSKLFQQLESHNIRTHFIDSPAPNQMRVRAVKILPLEVVIRNIAAGSLCQQTGLSLGTVLLQPLVEFYYKDDKLGDPLLTRDRLLLLKLATEEQFDGITDLALQINEFLKDFWQQCGITLVDFKLEFGFDSQQQLLLADEISPDTCRLWEMAENDPNRRVMDKDRFRRDLGNIENAYQEVLQRVLKVLESQKL is encoded by the coding sequence ATGTTTGTTCAAACTAAACTCTACGAAGGCAAAGCAAAAATCCTTTACACCACAGACGATCCGGACATTTTGCTGGCTGATTTTAAAGATGATGCAACGGCATTTAACGGACAAAAGCGTGGCAGTATCCAGGGGAAAGGCAGCATAAACTGTACCCTTTCCAGCAAATTGTTTCAACAGTTAGAATCCCATAATATTAGGACTCATTTTATTGATTCTCCAGCCCCTAATCAAATGCGGGTCAGAGCAGTTAAAATTTTGCCATTAGAAGTAGTTATCAGAAATATTGCGGCTGGGAGCCTGTGTCAACAAACAGGATTATCATTAGGTACAGTTCTGCTACAGCCTTTGGTAGAGTTTTATTACAAAGACGACAAATTAGGAGATCCATTGCTAACACGTGATCGCTTACTATTGCTAAAACTAGCTACAGAGGAACAATTTGACGGCATTACCGATCTGGCATTGCAAATCAACGAGTTTCTCAAGGACTTTTGGCAACAGTGTGGGATTACCCTAGTAGACTTTAAACTCGAATTTGGTTTTGACTCACAACAGCAGTTGCTTCTAGCAGATGAAATTAGTCCTGATACCTGTCGTTTGTGGGAAATGGCTGAAAACGATCCTAACCGTCGAGTAATGGATAAAGACCGTTTTCGCAGGGATTTAGGGAATATAGAGAATGCCTACCAGGAGGTTTTACAACGAGTATTAAAAGTGCTGGAAAGCCAAAAGCTTTGA
- a CDS encoding adenylate/guanylate cyclase domain-containing protein, which translates to MTLPNAGSVLATLTELTQVNRTHALLSRVKDLSVNEFVCLLDFITAEFQQFLRAIDLINNEALESMLEKVLEAITLKIGQILQAEHTAIFLVDYDKAQLWSKVPQDNSQKFLEIRTPLNVGIPGQVASTGKYLNISETAAHPLFSPELEKQMGYKIRNLLCMPVVSSKKQIVAVVQLANKAGDIPFDHDDEESFRDFAASIGIILESCQSFYVAARNQRGATALLRATQTLGQSLDLEATLQIVMEQARILMQADRSTLFLYRKEMGELWTKVATVNDTKLIEVRIPSNRGIAGYVASTGQALNIPDAYQDPRFDPTTDNKTGYITRNILCLPVFNSAGELIGVTQLINKQQGSFTTSDEEFMRAFNIQAGIALENARLFESVLLERQYQKDILQSLSDAVISTDMQGQIVTINDAALELLGCPLKLANGKTNKLLWKQNLLGRPVWEVVPVENLQPRLEDSLKYAARHYVPEQNLQVGLYDLDSNITQNPGLKNQKLILAVRDRNNHNIFIPWNQPLTPQSELLNAHVVKILERSINLTVNPLTNPEGGVRGGLVVLEDISREKRLKSTMYRYLTPHVAEQVMALGDDSLMVGERKEVTILFSDIRGYTNLTENLGAAEVVSLLNQYFETMVESVFCYEGTLDKFIGDALMAVFGAPLPLTENHAWRAIQSALDMRQRLEEFNEKRIIQSQPQIHFGIGISSGEVVSGNIGSRKRMDYTVIGDGVNLSSRLEGVTKEYGCDIILSEFTYKLCGTRVWVRQLDRIRVKGKHQAVDIYELIGDRTMPLDANTQEFLYHYDAGRGAYISRNFTQAIASFEIAKRIRPTDQAVHTHLERAYNYQKTPPPTSWDGVWTIVTK; encoded by the coding sequence ATGACACTTCCCAACGCCGGCAGCGTCTTGGCTACATTAACTGAACTGACACAAGTTAATCGCACCCACGCCCTACTGAGTCGCGTTAAAGACCTTTCGGTTAATGAATTTGTTTGCTTACTTGACTTTATCACGGCTGAATTTCAGCAATTTCTCAGAGCTATTGATCTTATCAATAATGAAGCTCTAGAAAGTATGCTCGAGAAAGTGCTAGAAGCCATCACACTCAAGATTGGTCAAATTCTCCAAGCAGAACATACAGCTATTTTTTTAGTGGACTATGATAAGGCTCAACTATGGTCAAAAGTTCCCCAAGATAATAGCCAAAAATTCCTAGAAATTCGCACTCCCTTAAATGTAGGTATTCCTGGTCAAGTAGCCAGCACAGGTAAATATCTCAATATTTCAGAAACAGCTGCTCATCCTCTTTTTAGTCCAGAGTTGGAAAAACAAATGGGCTATAAAATTCGCAATCTTTTATGTATGCCGGTTGTGAGTAGCAAAAAGCAAATTGTAGCTGTAGTACAACTGGCAAATAAAGCTGGTGATATTCCATTTGATCATGATGATGAAGAGTCTTTTCGAGACTTTGCTGCTTCTATTGGTATTATTTTGGAAAGTTGCCAATCTTTCTATGTAGCGGCTCGAAATCAACGGGGTGCAACGGCTTTGTTGCGTGCTACCCAAACTTTAGGACAAAGTTTGGATTTAGAAGCAACTTTGCAGATAGTCATGGAACAAGCCAGGATTTTAATGCAAGCAGACCGCAGTACACTATTTTTGTATCGCAAAGAAATGGGGGAACTTTGGACAAAAGTAGCGACTGTTAATGATACAAAATTGATAGAAGTCCGCATTCCTTCTAATCGTGGTATTGCTGGTTATGTCGCTTCTACAGGTCAAGCACTAAATATCCCCGATGCTTATCAAGATCCTCGCTTCGATCCAACTACAGATAACAAAACTGGATATATAACTCGTAATATTCTATGTTTACCAGTTTTTAATTCTGCTGGTGAGTTGATTGGTGTCACTCAGTTAATAAATAAACAACAAGGCAGTTTTACGACTTCAGATGAAGAGTTTATGCGAGCTTTTAATATCCAAGCAGGAATAGCTTTGGAAAATGCTCGCTTATTTGAAAGTGTTTTGTTAGAAAGACAGTATCAAAAAGATATTCTTCAGAGTTTATCTGATGCTGTAATTTCTACAGATATGCAAGGTCAAATAGTTACTATTAATGATGCAGCCCTAGAGTTACTTGGTTGTCCTTTGAAGTTAGCTAATGGTAAAACCAATAAGCTGTTGTGGAAACAAAATTTACTGGGTCGTCCAGTTTGGGAGGTTGTACCAGTTGAAAATTTGCAACCACGTCTGGAAGATAGTTTAAAGTATGCAGCTAGGCATTATGTCCCAGAGCAAAATTTACAAGTGGGATTGTATGACTTAGATAGCAATATAACTCAAAATCCAGGATTGAAAAATCAGAAGTTAATTTTGGCGGTGCGCGATCGCAATAATCATAATATTTTTATACCTTGGAATCAACCCCTTACCCCACAATCTGAGTTACTTAATGCTCATGTGGTCAAAATATTAGAACGTAGCATCAATCTAACTGTCAATCCCTTAACTAACCCAGAAGGAGGAGTGAGGGGTGGTTTAGTGGTCTTGGAAGATATCAGCAGAGAAAAACGCCTCAAAAGCACTATGTATCGTTATCTCACACCCCACGTAGCCGAGCAAGTTATGGCGCTGGGAGATGATAGTTTAATGGTCGGTGAACGTAAAGAAGTCACTATTTTATTTTCTGATATCCGTGGTTATACTAACCTCACAGAAAACCTGGGAGCAGCGGAGGTGGTATCCTTGCTCAATCAGTATTTTGAAACCATGGTGGAATCAGTTTTTTGCTATGAAGGAACTTTAGATAAGTTTATTGGTGATGCTTTAATGGCGGTATTTGGTGCGCCACTACCATTAACAGAAAATCACGCTTGGCGAGCAATACAATCAGCATTGGATATGCGCCAAAGACTGGAAGAATTTAATGAGAAGCGAATTATTCAATCCCAGCCGCAAATCCATTTTGGTATTGGTATTAGTTCAGGGGAAGTGGTTTCGGGAAATATTGGTTCTCGGAAACGCATGGATTATACAGTGATTGGCGATGGGGTGAATTTAAGTTCCCGCTTAGAAGGAGTGACAAAAGAATATGGATGTGATATTATTTTAAGTGAATTTACTTATAAGTTATGCGGTACTCGGGTCTGGGTGCGTCAACTAGATAGAATTCGTGTCAAAGGAAAACATCAGGCTGTAGATATTTATGAATTAATTGGTGATCGCACCATGCCCCTAGATGCCAACACCCAAGAATTTCTATACCATTATGATGCTGGACGTGGTGCTTATATATCACGAAATTTCACCCAAGCGATTGCCAGCTTTGAAATTGCCAAACGAATTCGACCTACAGACCAAGCCGTACATACCCACCTTGAACGTGCCTACAATTACCAAAAAACACCACCACCAACTTCCTGGGATGGTGTCTGGACAATAGTAACAAAGTAG
- a CDS encoding glycosyltransferase family 4 protein: MRIALFTETFLPKVDGIVTRLRHTVDHLQRDGNQVLVFAPEGGITEHKGAKVFGVSGFPLPLYPELKLALPRPAIGHALEEFQPDIIHVVNPAVLGLSGIFHSKVLKIPLIASYHTHLPQYLQHYGLGMLEGLLWELLKAGHNQAALNLCTSTAMIEELSEHGIERLDLWQRGVDTELFHPNLASEEMRLHLTQNHPKSPLLLYVGRLSAEKEVERIKPILEAIPDARLALVGDGPNRQNLERHFAGTNTHFVGYLMGKELGSAFASADAFIFPSRTETLGLVLLEAMAAGCPVVAARSGGIPDIVTDGINGYLFNPKADIQEAIDVTIKLLKQRQEIAIIRKNAHTEAEKWGWAAATRQLQDYYQKVIGVRNQESGVRSQEKIH; encoded by the coding sequence ATGAGAATTGCCCTATTCACCGAAACTTTTTTACCCAAGGTTGATGGGATTGTTACCCGTCTACGTCACACTGTTGATCATCTCCAACGGGATGGAAATCAAGTCTTAGTATTTGCCCCGGAAGGTGGAATTACAGAACACAAAGGAGCGAAAGTTTTCGGAGTTAGTGGTTTTCCTTTACCTCTTTATCCAGAGTTAAAATTAGCTCTGCCTCGTCCTGCCATTGGTCATGCTTTAGAAGAGTTTCAACCGGATATTATTCATGTTGTCAATCCTGCCGTTTTGGGATTATCGGGTATTTTTCATAGTAAAGTCTTAAAAATTCCTTTGATCGCTTCTTACCATACCCATTTACCTCAATATCTACAACATTACGGTTTGGGGATGCTAGAAGGATTACTATGGGAATTGCTTAAAGCTGGACACAATCAAGCAGCCTTAAATTTGTGTACCTCGACAGCGATGATAGAAGAACTCTCTGAACATGGGATTGAAAGATTAGATTTGTGGCAACGGGGAGTAGATACAGAATTATTCCATCCTAATTTAGCCAGCGAGGAAATGCGATTACACCTCACGCAAAATCATCCAAAAAGCCCCTTGTTGCTGTATGTTGGTCGTCTTTCAGCCGAAAAAGAAGTTGAACGCATTAAACCCATCTTAGAAGCCATTCCTGATGCACGATTGGCATTAGTAGGAGATGGACCAAACCGCCAAAATTTAGAAAGGCATTTTGCAGGTACAAATACTCATTTTGTTGGTTATCTGATGGGTAAAGAGTTGGGTTCAGCTTTTGCCAGTGCGGATGCTTTTATTTTTCCTTCCCGTACAGAAACATTAGGCTTAGTGCTACTAGAAGCAATGGCCGCAGGTTGTCCAGTAGTTGCAGCCCGTTCAGGTGGCATTCCTGACATTGTTACAGATGGTATAAATGGTTATCTTTTTAACCCAAAAGCTGATATTCAAGAGGCTATTGATGTTACTATCAAGTTGTTAAAACAAAGACAAGAAATAGCGATTATCCGTAAAAACGCCCATACAGAAGCAGAAAAATGGGGATGGGCTGCTGCTACACGACAACTACAAGATTACTATCAAAAGGTAATAGGAGTCAGGAATCAGGAGTCAGGAGTCAGGAGTCAGGAGAAGATTCATTAA
- a CDS encoding BamA/TamA family outer membrane protein, translating into MHLSPMLLAVVAITTPFDSSLSATAQTPDYTQQVTEVATVGTNQHLPQKSSQNHLDQQQESVIVTKTEVREPESPSSITPSITPISALTIDSTTIATPEVIPPNISTSSKTAQALKKAIAPNSANRERKAVIIPTAQTLKASLLSTNSVGIETSQAIIPNITTPSKTAQEQESEATADTNYIQENVEPPTAQPAFPTNPETTPTAEPLVLVSEVAVKSLTGAIAKELEDKVYQAIRTQAGQTTTRSQLQEDINAIFATGFFSNVQAMPEDTPLGVRVSFVVSPNPVLSKVQVEANPGTGVASVIPAKTVDEIFSKQYGQILNLRDLQEGIKELTKKYQDQGYVLANVIGAPKVSENGVVTLQVAEGVVENIKVRFRNKQREEVDDKGNPIRGRTKDYVIKRESELKPGQVFNRNIVQKDLQRIFGLGLFEDVSVSLDPGTDPSKVDVVLNVAERSSGSIAAGAGISSATGLFGTVSYQQQNLGGRAQKLGAEVQLGERELLFDLRFTDPWIAGDPYRTSYTANIFRRRSISLIFEGKNDAIETFDPSDITNEDDQDRPRITRLGGGVSFTRPLAANPYQNSEWTASAGLQYQRVSSRDADGNLRKEGAIFDDNGNQISPTIPLTQSGTGEDDLLLLQLAAQRDRRNNPLQPTNGSYLRVGVDQSVPVGQGNILLTRLRGNYSQYLPVKFIGFGKGAQTLAFNLQGGTILGDVPPYEAFTLGGSNSVRGYDEGRLATGRSYIQASVEYRFPVFSVVSGALFFDYGSDLGSNTRTAEILNKNGTGYGYGLGVRVQSPLGPIRIDYGMSDDGDSRINFGIGERF; encoded by the coding sequence ATGCATTTATCTCCGATGTTACTGGCAGTTGTGGCGATCACAACCCCTTTTGATAGTTCATTGAGTGCAACTGCACAAACTCCTGATTATACTCAGCAAGTAACAGAAGTTGCCACGGTAGGAACAAACCAACATCTGCCACAGAAAAGCAGTCAGAATCATCTTGATCAACAACAAGAATCAGTCATAGTCACGAAAACAGAAGTTAGAGAACCCGAGTCTCCATCCTCTATAACTCCCTCCATAACTCCTATTTCAGCCTTAACCATTGACTCAACAACAATAGCAACACCAGAAGTAATTCCTCCAAATATCAGCACCTCATCAAAAACAGCACAAGCTTTAAAAAAAGCAATAGCTCCTAACTCAGCAAACAGAGAAAGGAAAGCGGTAATTATCCCCACAGCACAAACCCTAAAAGCATCGCTATTATCTACCAATTCAGTAGGGATAGAGACATCACAAGCAATTATACCCAATATCACCACCCCATCCAAAACAGCACAAGAGCAAGAATCAGAAGCAACTGCTGACACAAATTATATACAGGAAAACGTCGAACCACCCACAGCACAACCAGCTTTCCCGACTAATCCCGAAACAACACCAACAGCAGAACCTCTTGTATTAGTTTCAGAAGTAGCAGTCAAATCTCTAACTGGTGCTATTGCAAAAGAACTAGAAGATAAAGTTTATCAAGCCATTCGTACCCAAGCAGGACAAACAACTACTCGCTCCCAACTCCAAGAAGATATTAATGCTATCTTTGCCACGGGCTTTTTCTCTAACGTGCAGGCCATGCCAGAAGATACGCCCTTGGGTGTAAGGGTAAGTTTCGTTGTTAGTCCTAACCCGGTTCTGAGTAAAGTACAAGTAGAAGCTAATCCGGGAACTGGTGTAGCTTCAGTCATACCTGCCAAAACTGTAGATGAAATCTTCAGTAAACAGTATGGACAAATCTTGAATTTGCGAGATTTACAAGAAGGAATTAAAGAACTAACCAAAAAGTATCAAGACCAAGGTTATGTGCTGGCCAACGTGATTGGAGCACCTAAAGTATCAGAGAATGGAGTTGTTACCCTACAAGTAGCAGAAGGGGTAGTAGAAAATATCAAAGTCCGTTTCCGCAACAAACAGCGTGAGGAAGTAGACGACAAAGGTAATCCCATTCGCGGACGAACAAAAGATTATGTAATTAAGCGAGAATCCGAATTAAAGCCTGGTCAGGTATTTAACCGCAACATCGTGCAGAAAGACCTGCAAAGGATATTTGGTTTAGGATTATTTGAAGATGTAAGTGTGTCCCTTGATCCTGGTACAGATCCAAGTAAGGTAGATGTGGTACTCAATGTGGCGGAACGCAGTAGTGGTTCAATCGCTGCTGGTGCGGGTATTAGTTCTGCCACTGGGTTATTTGGTACTGTTAGCTATCAACAGCAAAACCTGGGGGGTAGAGCGCAGAAACTGGGGGCTGAGGTACAGTTAGGAGAAAGAGAATTGCTGTTTGACCTGCGGTTTACAGATCCTTGGATTGCTGGTGATCCTTACCGTACTTCCTACACAGCTAATATTTTCCGTCGTCGTTCAATTTCTCTGATTTTCGAAGGTAAAAATGACGCTATAGAAACCTTTGACCCTAGTGATATTACTAATGAAGATGACCAGGATCGCCCCCGAATTACCCGTTTAGGCGGTGGTGTATCCTTTACCCGTCCTCTTGCTGCTAATCCTTACCAAAATTCAGAATGGACAGCTTCAGCAGGTTTGCAGTATCAACGAGTTTCTAGCCGTGATGCTGATGGCAATCTGAGAAAAGAAGGGGCGATATTTGATGATAATGGCAATCAAATTAGCCCTACAATTCCTCTGACGCAATCAGGTACAGGTGAAGACGATTTGCTATTATTGCAACTGGCCGCACAACGTGATCGCCGTAATAATCCCTTACAACCTACCAATGGTTCTTACCTCCGCGTCGGAGTTGACCAATCTGTACCCGTGGGACAAGGCAATATTTTACTGACTAGGCTACGGGGTAACTACAGCCAATATTTACCAGTAAAATTCATCGGCTTTGGTAAAGGCGCACAAACCCTAGCATTTAACCTCCAAGGGGGTACAATTCTTGGTGATGTACCTCCCTACGAAGCCTTTACCCTTGGTGGTAGTAATTCTGTGCGGGGTTACGATGAAGGGAGATTAGCAACTGGACGTAGCTATATACAAGCATCTGTTGAGTATCGTTTTCCTGTCTTTTCTGTAGTCAGTGGCGCTCTATTTTTTGATTACGGTAGTGACCTGGGAAGCAATACCAGAACAGCAGAAATTTTGAACAAAAATGGTACTGGCTATGGTTATGGTCTAGGTGTGCGTGTACAGTCACCATTAGGACCAATTCGTATAGACTACGGTATGAGCGATGATGGCGATAGCCGCATTAACTTCGGGATAGGGGAAAGGTTT